Proteins encoded by one window of Bradyrhizobium sp. B097:
- the accD gene encoding acetyl-CoA carboxylase, carboxyltransferase subunit beta, which translates to MNWLTNVVRPKIRNILRRETPENLWIKCPDSGQLVFYKDVEANQFVIPGSNYHMRMGAVARLKSIFDNETWFDVALPEVTADPLKFRDERKYVDKIRDARAKTGLNDAVKVGYGKLEGTGVVVAVQDFDFMGGSLGMAAGEAIVRGLELAVEKKSPFIVFAASGGARMQEGILSLMQMPRTTVGVQMLREAKQPYIVVLTNPTTGGVTASYAMLGDVQIAEPGALIGFAGARVIEQTIREKLPEGFQRAEYLREHGMVDMVVHRHEMKATLARLCRLLTKAPAPETASKPTVAVTEPAQIVTAPETVPAAPHA; encoded by the coding sequence ATGAACTGGCTCACCAACGTCGTCCGGCCGAAGATCCGCAACATCCTGCGGCGCGAGACGCCGGAGAACCTCTGGATCAAGTGCCCGGATTCCGGGCAGCTCGTGTTCTACAAGGACGTCGAGGCCAACCAGTTCGTGATCCCCGGCTCGAACTACCACATGCGCATGGGCGCGGTGGCGCGGCTGAAGTCGATCTTCGACAACGAGACCTGGTTCGACGTTGCGCTGCCCGAGGTGACGGCGGATCCGCTGAAATTCCGCGACGAGCGCAAATATGTCGACAAGATCAGGGATGCGCGGGCCAAGACCGGCCTGAACGACGCGGTCAAGGTCGGCTACGGCAAGCTCGAAGGCACCGGCGTCGTGGTCGCGGTGCAGGATTTCGATTTCATGGGCGGCTCGCTCGGCATGGCTGCCGGTGAAGCGATCGTGCGCGGGCTCGAGCTCGCGGTCGAGAAGAAGTCGCCCTTCATCGTATTCGCCGCGTCCGGCGGCGCGCGGATGCAGGAAGGCATCCTGTCGCTGATGCAGATGCCGCGCACCACGGTCGGCGTGCAGATGCTGCGCGAGGCGAAGCAGCCCTATATTGTGGTGCTGACCAATCCGACCACCGGCGGCGTGACCGCCTCCTATGCGATGCTCGGCGACGTTCAGATTGCCGAACCCGGCGCGCTGATCGGCTTTGCCGGCGCGCGGGTGATCGAGCAGACCATTCGCGAGAAGCTGCCGGAAGGTTTTCAGCGCGCCGAATATCTCCGCGAGCACGGCATGGTCGACATGGTCGTCCACCGCCATGAGATGAAAGCCACGCTGGCGCGGCTGTGCCGCCTGCTGACCAAGGCGCCGGCGCCTGAAACCGCGTCCAAGCCCACGGTCGCCGTCACCGAGCCGGCCCAGATCGTCACGGCACCGGAGACGGTGCCGGCCGCGCCGCACGCGTGA
- the trpA gene encoding tryptophan synthase subunit alpha, giving the protein MTTRIDARFAELKQQGRSAFVTFVMAGDPDAKTSLDILKALPKAGADVIEIGMPFTDPMADGPSIQAAGLRALKGGMTLRKTLAMVRDFRKDDNATPIVLMGYYNPIYIYGVESFLADAKTAGVDGLIIVDLPPEEDTELCIPALKAGLNFIRLATPTTDDKRLPAVLANTSGFVYYVSITGITGAATADSNAVAEAVARIKRHTKLPVCVGFGIRTPETARAIAENANGAVVGTAIVDVVRANLDAEGRATPKTVSAVADLVSALAQGVRGAKQAAE; this is encoded by the coding sequence GTGACCACCCGTATCGACGCACGTTTCGCCGAGCTGAAGCAGCAGGGCCGCTCCGCTTTCGTCACCTTCGTGATGGCCGGCGACCCCGACGCAAAAACCTCGCTCGACATCCTCAAGGCGCTGCCGAAGGCCGGCGCCGATGTCATCGAGATCGGCATGCCCTTCACCGATCCGATGGCCGATGGCCCGTCGATCCAGGCCGCTGGCCTGCGCGCGCTCAAGGGCGGCATGACGCTGCGCAAGACGCTGGCGATGGTCCGCGACTTCCGCAAGGACGACAACGCGACGCCGATCGTGCTGATGGGTTACTACAATCCGATCTACATCTACGGCGTCGAGAGCTTCCTGGCCGATGCCAAGACCGCCGGCGTCGATGGCCTGATCATCGTCGACCTGCCGCCGGAGGAAGACACCGAGCTCTGCATCCCCGCGTTGAAGGCCGGGCTGAACTTCATCCGGCTGGCGACGCCGACCACCGACGACAAGCGCCTGCCGGCGGTGCTCGCGAACACCTCGGGCTTTGTCTATTACGTCTCGATCACCGGCATCACCGGCGCTGCGACGGCCGATTCGAACGCGGTTGCGGAAGCCGTCGCCCGCATCAAGCGGCACACCAAGCTGCCGGTCTGCGTCGGCTTCGGCATCCGCACGCCGGAAACGGCGCGCGCGATCGCCGAGAACGCCAACGGCGCCGTGGTCGGCACCGCGATCGTCGACGTGGTGCGCGCCAATCTCGATGCCGAGGGCCGCGCGACGCCGAAGACCGTGAGCGCGGTGGCGGACCTGGTGTCTGCGCTGGCGCAGGGGGTCCGGGGCGCCAAGCAGGCCGCTGAATAA
- the trpB gene encoding tryptophan synthase subunit beta, which translates to MNQNLPNSFRSGPDERGHFGIFGGRFVAETLMPLILDLEKAYADAKADPAFQAEMNVYLKDYVGRPSPLYFAERLTEHLGGAKIYLKREELNHTGSHKVNNVLGQIMVARRMGKKRIIAETGAGQHGVATATLCARFGLECVVYMGAVDVERQQPNVIRMEMLGAKVVPVQSGARTLKDAMNDALRDWVTNVHNTFYCIGTVAGPHPYPMMVRDFQSIIGHETRTQMQEAEGRLPDSLIACIGGGSNAMGLFHPFLDDPSVEIFGVEAAGHGLTQLHAASLAGGRPGVLHGNRTYLLMDADGQIEEAHSISAGLDYPGIGPEHAWLHETGRVKYLSATDEEALAAFQLLSRLEGIIPALESAHAIAKLSELAPQRPKDHLMVVNLSGRGDKDVPQVGDILKARQK; encoded by the coding sequence ATGAATCAAAACTTGCCCAATTCCTTCCGCAGCGGCCCCGACGAGCGCGGGCATTTCGGCATTTTCGGCGGACGCTTCGTCGCGGAAACGCTGATGCCGCTGATCCTCGATCTCGAAAAGGCCTATGCCGACGCCAAGGCCGATCCGGCGTTTCAGGCCGAGATGAACGTCTATCTGAAGGACTATGTCGGCCGGCCCTCGCCGCTCTACTTCGCCGAACGGCTCACCGAGCATCTCGGCGGCGCGAAGATCTATCTGAAGCGCGAGGAGCTCAACCACACCGGTTCGCACAAGGTCAACAACGTGCTCGGCCAGATCATGGTCGCGCGCCGGATGGGCAAGAAGCGCATCATCGCCGAGACCGGCGCCGGCCAGCATGGCGTGGCGACGGCGACGCTGTGCGCGCGGTTCGGGCTCGAATGCGTGGTCTATATGGGCGCGGTCGACGTCGAGCGGCAGCAGCCGAACGTGATCCGCATGGAGATGCTGGGCGCCAAGGTCGTCCCGGTGCAGTCGGGCGCGCGCACGCTGAAGGATGCGATGAACGACGCGCTGCGCGACTGGGTCACCAATGTGCACAACACCTTCTATTGCATCGGCACGGTGGCGGGTCCGCACCCCTATCCGATGATGGTGCGTGATTTCCAGTCGATCATCGGCCACGAGACCCGCACGCAGATGCAGGAGGCCGAGGGCCGCCTGCCGGACTCGCTGATCGCCTGCATCGGCGGCGGCTCCAATGCGATGGGCCTGTTCCATCCGTTCCTCGACGATCCCTCGGTCGAGATTTTTGGTGTCGAAGCGGCCGGTCACGGGCTGACGCAGCTGCATGCCGCCTCGCTCGCCGGCGGGCGCCCCGGCGTGCTGCACGGCAACCGCACCTATCTTCTGATGGACGCCGACGGCCAGATCGAGGAAGCGCATTCGATCTCGGCGGGCCTCGATTATCCCGGTATCGGCCCCGAGCACGCCTGGCTGCACGAGACCGGCCGCGTGAAATATCTCTCGGCGACCGACGAGGAGGCGCTGGCCGCATTCCAGCTGCTGTCGCGGCTCGAGGGCATCATCCCCGCGCTCGAATCCGCGCACGCCATCGCAAAACTGTCCGAACTCGCGCCGCAGCGGCCGAAGGATCACCTGATGGTGGTCAACCTCTCGGGCCGTGGCGACAAGGACGTGCCGCAGGTCGGCGACATCTTGAAGGCGAGGCAGAAGTGA
- a CDS encoding phosphoribosylanthranilate isomerase encodes MPLLVKICGLSTRETLDVALEGGADMVGFVFFSPSPRHISLETARELGSRAKGRAVKVALTVDADDATLENIVETLRPDILQLHGKETTARLRDIKQKFGLPLMKALPVETAADLAPLPGYAGVADRILFDARAPKDATRPGGLGAPFDWHLLENLDLALPYMVSGGLNAENVAEAVRVTRAGGVDVSSGVERTPGIKDPELIRAFIRAARATQRTTQELMVR; translated from the coding sequence ATGCCCCTGCTCGTCAAAATCTGCGGCCTGTCCACGCGCGAGACGCTCGACGTCGCGCTTGAGGGCGGCGCGGACATGGTGGGGTTCGTGTTCTTCTCCCCGTCGCCGCGCCATATCAGCCTCGAGACCGCGCGCGAGCTCGGCAGCCGCGCCAAGGGCCGCGCCGTCAAGGTCGCGCTGACCGTCGATGCCGACGACGCCACGCTCGAAAACATCGTCGAGACGCTGCGCCCGGATATCCTGCAACTGCACGGCAAGGAAACCACCGCGCGGCTGCGCGACATCAAGCAGAAGTTCGGCCTGCCGCTGATGAAGGCGCTGCCGGTCGAGACCGCGGCCGATCTCGCCCCGCTGCCGGGCTATGCCGGCGTCGCCGACCGCATCCTGTTCGATGCCCGCGCGCCGAAGGATGCCACGCGGCCGGGCGGTCTCGGCGCGCCCTTCGACTGGCACCTGCTGGAAAATCTGGATCTCGCGCTGCCCTACATGGTCTCCGGCGGGCTCAACGCCGAGAACGTCGCTGAAGCTGTCCGCGTCACCCGCGCCGGCGGGGTCGACGTGTCGTCGGGCGTCGAGCGCACGCCTGGTATCAAGGATCCCGAGCTGATCCGCGCCTTCATCCGCGCCGCACGCGCAACCCAAAGAACTACCCAAGAACTGATGGTTCGATGA
- a CDS encoding LapA family protein has translation MRKFFTAVVVVPLGLIFIIFAVANRHWVTVSFDPFNSVTPTVAVTLPLFVVIIASAILGVIAGGIGTWFKQGRWRRAARQHEADARHVRAELADLRATASRDDAQRRSAPAQLGFYGPNGRDKQGATL, from the coding sequence ATGCGAAAGTTCTTCACGGCAGTGGTCGTCGTTCCGCTCGGGCTGATCTTCATCATCTTTGCCGTCGCCAACCGTCACTGGGTGACGGTGTCGTTTGATCCCTTCAACTCTGTGACGCCGACGGTTGCGGTCACACTGCCGCTGTTCGTCGTCATCATCGCGTCCGCCATTCTCGGCGTAATCGCCGGTGGCATTGGAACTTGGTTCAAGCAAGGGCGCTGGCGCCGCGCCGCCCGGCAGCATGAGGCCGACGCCCGGCACGTCCGCGCCGAGCTCGCCGACCTCAGGGCCACCGCCTCCCGGGACGACGCGCAGCGCCGTTCGGCCCCGGCCCAGCTGGGCTTTTACGGGCCCAATGGGCGAGACAAGCAGGGCGCGACGTTGTAG
- a CDS encoding integration host factor subunit beta has translation MIKSELVQRIAEHNPHLYQRDVENIVNAILDEIVAALARGDRVELRGFGAFSVKHRPARAGRNPRTGEHVPVDQKSVPFFKTGKEMRERLNRDEAEAGASKIDAPKADA, from the coding sequence ATGATCAAATCCGAACTTGTTCAGCGTATCGCCGAGCACAACCCGCACCTCTACCAGCGGGACGTCGAGAACATTGTGAATGCGATTCTCGATGAAATCGTCGCGGCGCTGGCGCGTGGCGACCGCGTCGAGCTGCGCGGTTTTGGCGCTTTCTCGGTGAAGCATCGCCCGGCCCGTGCCGGCCGCAATCCGCGTACCGGCGAGCATGTGCCGGTCGACCAGAAGAGCGTGCCGTTCTTCAAGACCGGCAAGGAAATGCGCGAGCGCCTCAATCGCGACGAGGCTGAGGCGGGGGCCTCCAAGATCGACGCGCCCAAGGCTGATGCTTAA
- the sppA gene encoding signal peptide peptidase SppA yields the protein MSLDSDVIVDRRRIRRKLTFWRVAAAVIAIAAIVGVGVIAAGGRGAFSTSNTIARINIDGLIRSDQERVEALERLGKSSYAAVVVHINSPGGTTAGSEQLYDSLMQLKAKKPLVVVVEGLAASGGYITAIASDHIVAQQTSLVGSIGVLFQFPNVSELLKTVGVKMEEIKSSPLKAAPNGMEPTSPEARAAIEGLVKDSYAWFRGLVKERRGMDDALLEKVADGRVFTGRQAVDLKLIDQLGDEKTAIAWLVAEKKVKSDLPVRNYKLNPRFSDLTFLRTAASMTLDAFGLGGIARRIEQGGVAQAVDRFGLDGMLALWAPGGTD from the coding sequence ATGTCGCTGGATTCAGACGTGATCGTCGACCGTCGCCGGATCAGGCGCAAGCTGACATTCTGGCGCGTCGCCGCGGCGGTCATCGCGATCGCGGCCATCGTCGGCGTGGGTGTGATCGCCGCCGGCGGACGCGGCGCCTTCTCGACGTCGAACACGATCGCGCGGATCAATATCGACGGACTGATCCGCAGCGACCAGGAGCGCGTCGAGGCGCTGGAGCGGCTCGGCAAGTCGAGCTATGCGGCGGTTGTCGTGCACATCAATTCGCCCGGTGGCACCACCGCGGGCTCCGAGCAGCTTTACGACTCGCTGATGCAGTTGAAGGCGAAGAAGCCGCTCGTCGTCGTGGTCGAGGGCTTGGCCGCCTCGGGCGGCTACATCACCGCGATCGCCTCCGACCATATCGTCGCCCAGCAGACCTCGCTGGTCGGGTCGATCGGCGTGCTGTTCCAGTTTCCCAACGTTTCCGAATTGCTCAAGACCGTCGGCGTGAAGATGGAGGAGATCAAATCCTCGCCGCTGAAGGCCGCGCCCAACGGAATGGAGCCGACCAGCCCCGAGGCCCGCGCCGCGATCGAGGGCCTGGTCAAGGATTCCTATGCATGGTTCCGTGGATTGGTGAAGGAACGGCGCGGCATGGACGACGCCCTGCTGGAGAAGGTCGCGGATGGCCGCGTCTTCACTGGCCGGCAGGCGGTCGACCTCAAGCTGATCGATCAGCTCGGGGATGAGAAGACCGCGATCGCCTGGCTGGTTGCGGAGAAGAAGGTCAAAAGCGACCTGCCGGTGCGCAATTACAAGCTCAATCCGCGATTCAGCGACCTGACCTTCCTGCGCACCGCGGCGTCGATGACGCTCGATGCGTTCGGCCTTGGCGGCATCGCGCGGCGGATCGAGCAGGGTGGCGTAGCCCAGGCGGTCGACCGATTCGGGCTCGACGGCATGCTGGCGCTGTGGGCTCCCGGAGGAACCGACTAG
- the rpsA gene encoding 30S ribosomal protein S1 — protein MASNTVSSYTPTRDDFAAMLDESFAGGNLQESSVIKGKVVAIEKDMAVIDVGLKTEGRVALREFAGPGRESELKVGDEVEVFLDRIENALGEAVLSRDKARREESWGKLEKAFQNNEKVNGVIFNQVKGGFTVDLDGAVAFLPRSQVDIRPIRDVAPLMNNSQPFQILKMDRRRGNIVVSRRTVLEETRAEQRQELVQNLEEGQVIDGVVKNITDYGAFVDLGGIDGLLHVTDIAWRRVNHPTEVLTIGQTVKVKIIKINHETHRISLGMKQLLDDPWQGIEAKYPLGARFTGRVTNITDYGAFVELEPGIEGLIHVSEMSWTKKNMHPGKIVSTSQEVEVQVLEVDSVKRRISLGLKQTMRNPWEVFVEKFPVGSVVEGEVKNKTEFGLFLGLEGDVDGMVHLSDLDWKLPGEQVIDNFKKGDMVKAVVLDVDVEKERISLGVKQLEGDPFAEPGDVKKGAVVTCEVLEVKESGIEVRISGTEFTTFIKRSELARDRNDQRAERFAVGEKVDARVIQFDKKARKVQVSIKALEVAEEKEAIAQYGSSDSGATLGDILGTALKNRGTDK, from the coding sequence ATGGCTTCGAATACTGTGTCTTCCTATACCCCCACCCGCGACGATTTCGCGGCGATGCTTGATGAATCCTTTGCCGGCGGCAATTTGCAGGAAAGCTCGGTCATCAAGGGCAAGGTGGTTGCAATTGAGAAGGACATGGCCGTCATCGACGTCGGCCTGAAGACCGAAGGCCGCGTGGCGCTGCGCGAATTCGCCGGCCCCGGCCGTGAAAGCGAACTGAAAGTCGGCGACGAAGTCGAGGTGTTCCTCGACCGGATCGAGAATGCGCTCGGCGAAGCCGTGCTGTCGCGCGACAAGGCGCGCCGCGAGGAAAGCTGGGGCAAGCTCGAGAAAGCGTTCCAGAACAACGAAAAGGTCAACGGCGTCATCTTCAACCAGGTCAAGGGCGGCTTCACGGTCGACCTCGACGGTGCGGTGGCCTTCCTGCCGCGCTCGCAGGTCGACATTCGTCCGATCCGCGACGTTGCGCCGCTGATGAACAACTCGCAGCCGTTCCAGATCCTCAAGATGGACCGCCGCCGCGGCAACATCGTGGTGTCGCGCCGCACGGTTCTCGAAGAGACCCGCGCCGAGCAGCGCCAGGAGCTGGTGCAGAACCTCGAAGAGGGTCAGGTGATCGACGGCGTGGTCAAGAACATCACCGATTACGGTGCGTTCGTTGATCTCGGCGGCATCGACGGCCTGCTCCACGTGACCGATATCGCTTGGCGCCGCGTCAACCACCCGACCGAGGTGCTGACCATCGGCCAGACCGTGAAGGTCAAGATCATCAAGATCAACCACGAGACGCACCGCATCTCGCTGGGCATGAAGCAGCTCTTGGATGATCCGTGGCAGGGCATCGAAGCCAAGTACCCGCTGGGTGCCCGCTTCACCGGCCGCGTCACCAACATCACCGACTACGGCGCGTTCGTCGAGCTCGAGCCGGGCATCGAAGGCCTGATCCACGTCTCCGAGATGTCGTGGACCAAGAAGAACATGCACCCCGGCAAGATCGTTTCGACCTCGCAGGAAGTCGAAGTGCAGGTGCTGGAAGTCGATTCGGTCAAGCGCCGCATCTCGCTCGGTCTCAAGCAGACCATGCGCAATCCCTGGGAAGTCTTCGTCGAGAAGTTCCCGGTCGGTTCGGTGGTCGAGGGCGAGGTCAAGAACAAGACCGAGTTCGGACTTTTCTTGGGTCTCGAGGGCGACGTCGACGGCATGGTCCACCTCTCCGACCTCGACTGGAAGCTTCCGGGCGAGCAGGTCATCGACAACTTCAAGAAGGGCGACATGGTCAAGGCCGTGGTGCTCGATGTCGATGTCGAGAAGGAGCGCATCTCGCTCGGCGTCAAGCAGCTCGAAGGCGACCCCTTCGCCGAGCCGGGCGACGTCAAGAAGGGCGCGGTCGTGACCTGCGAAGTGCTCGAAGTGAAGGAGAGCGGCATCGAGGTCCGGATTTCGGGCACCGAGTTCACCACCTTCATCAAGCGGTCCGAGCTGGCCCGCGATCGCAACGACCAGCGCGCCGAACGCTTCGCCGTCGGCGAGAAGGTCGATGCCCGCGTCATCCAGTTCGACAAGAAGGCCCGCAAGGTGCAGGTCTCGATCAAGGCGCTGGAAGTTGCCGAAGAGAAGGAAGCCATCGCGCAGTACGGCTCCTCCGATTCGGGAGCGACGCTTGGCGACATCCTCGGCACCGCGCTGAAGAACCGCGGCACCGACAAGTAA
- the cmk gene encoding (d)CMP kinase, translated as MIIAIDGPAASGKGTLGKRLAHHYGYRHLDTGVIYRAVAYAMMAQGADLNDEALAVSVALELDPEKFGNPILKTQKVGEGASVVSAFPRVREALVSFQRQFAADPPGAVLDGRDIGTVICPDADVKIFVVADPRVRARRRTLEARARGEDADEEAVLADILKRDERDKNRAVAPLRPAADAHTLDNSNLDIEAGVRAAIAIVEAARARR; from the coding sequence ATGATCATCGCCATCGACGGACCCGCCGCCTCCGGCAAGGGCACGCTCGGCAAGCGGCTCGCCCACCACTACGGCTACCGCCATCTCGACACCGGCGTGATCTACCGCGCGGTGGCCTATGCGATGATGGCACAAGGCGCCGACCTCAACGACGAGGCGCTCGCGGTATCAGTCGCGCTCGAGCTCGATCCCGAGAAATTCGGCAATCCGATCCTGAAGACCCAGAAGGTCGGCGAGGGCGCATCGGTTGTCTCGGCCTTTCCGAGGGTGCGCGAGGCGCTGGTCAGCTTCCAGCGCCAGTTCGCCGCCGATCCGCCCGGTGCGGTGCTGGATGGACGCGATATCGGCACCGTGATCTGCCCGGATGCCGACGTGAAGATCTTCGTGGTCGCCGATCCCCGCGTGCGGGCGCGTCGGCGCACCCTGGAGGCCCGCGCCCGTGGCGAGGACGCCGACGAGGAAGCGGTGCTGGCTGACATCCTCAAGCGCGACGAGCGGGACAAGAACCGCGCCGTTGCGCCGTTGCGGCCGGCGGCGGACGCCCACACGCTGGACAATTCCAATCTCGACATCGAGGCCGGCGTCCGCGCCGCCATCGCCATCGTCGAGGCGGCGCGCGCCCGGCGCTAG
- the aroA gene encoding 3-phosphoshikimate 1-carboxyvinyltransferase, which produces MAHSDTPTPLESRVCGPLAGKVRVPGDKSISHRALILGALSVGETRISGLLEGEDVLNTAKSMRALGAKVERTAPFAWSVAGVGVGGFAQPSAPLDFGNSGTGCRLVMGAVAGCPIAAIFDGDASLRTRPMRRILDPLELMGARTSDIREGGRLPLTLHGARYPVPIVYKTPVASAQIKSAVLLAGLSAPGITTVIEQEASRDHTELMLKHFGAEISTDKEGSHGRRISLNGEPELHGAEVVVPADPSSASFPIVAALIVGGSDVVFSDVMTNPLRTGLFTTLREMGASIEESDVRGDAGEPMAQLRVRASKLKGVEVPPERAPSMIDEYLVLAVAAAFAEGTTIMRGLQELRVKESDRLEATADMLRVNGVKVEVSGDDLIVEGRGHVPGGGLVATHMDHRIAMSALVMGCASDRPVKIDDTAFIATSFPDFIPMMRALGADFA; this is translated from the coding sequence TTGGCTCATTCCGACACCCCGACCCCGCTGGAATCGCGCGTTTGCGGCCCCTTGGCCGGCAAGGTCCGCGTTCCCGGCGACAAATCGATTTCCCACCGTGCCCTGATCCTCGGGGCGCTTTCGGTCGGCGAAACCCGCATTTCCGGCCTTCTGGAGGGCGAGGACGTCCTCAATACCGCCAAATCCATGCGCGCGCTGGGCGCCAAGGTGGAGCGGACGGCGCCTTTTGCCTGGTCGGTCGCAGGCGTCGGGGTCGGTGGATTCGCCCAGCCCTCGGCTCCGCTCGATTTCGGCAATTCCGGCACCGGCTGCCGGCTGGTGATGGGCGCGGTGGCCGGCTGCCCGATCGCGGCCATCTTCGACGGCGACGCCTCGCTGCGTACGCGGCCGATGCGCCGGATTCTCGATCCCTTGGAGCTGATGGGCGCCCGGACCAGCGACATCAGGGAGGGCGGCAGGCTGCCGCTCACCCTGCACGGCGCCCGCTATCCGGTACCGATCGTCTACAAGACCCCGGTCGCCTCGGCCCAGATCAAGTCCGCGGTGCTGCTGGCGGGCCTGTCCGCGCCTGGCATCACCACGGTCATCGAGCAGGAGGCGAGCCGCGACCACACCGAGCTGATGCTGAAGCATTTCGGCGCCGAGATCTCCACGGACAAGGAAGGCAGCCACGGCCGCAGGATCTCGCTGAATGGCGAGCCCGAGCTGCACGGCGCTGAGGTCGTGGTGCCCGCCGATCCGTCCTCGGCGTCGTTCCCGATCGTGGCGGCGCTGATCGTCGGAGGGTCCGACGTCGTGTTCTCCGACGTGATGACCAATCCGCTGCGCACCGGCCTGTTCACCACCTTGCGCGAAATGGGCGCCTCGATCGAGGAGAGCGATGTGCGCGGCGATGCCGGCGAGCCGATGGCGCAATTGCGCGTGCGGGCCTCGAAGCTGAAGGGCGTCGAGGTGCCGCCGGAGCGCGCGCCATCGATGATCGACGAATATCTGGTGCTGGCGGTCGCCGCTGCGTTCGCCGAGGGCACCACGATCATGCGCGGACTGCAGGAGCTGCGCGTCAAGGAATCCGACCGTCTCGAAGCCACCGCTGACATGCTGCGCGTCAACGGCGTCAAGGTCGAGGTTTCCGGCGATGATCTGATCGTCGAGGGCCGTGGCCACGTTCCAGGCGGCGGCCTCGTTGCCACCCACATGGATCATCGCATCGCGATGTCGGCGCTGGTGATGGGCTGTGCTTCGGATCGGCCGGTGAAGATCGATGACACCGCTTTCATCGCCACCAGTTTCCCGGATTTCATTCCGATGATGCGCGCACTCGGAGCTGACTTCGCATGA
- a CDS encoding TIGR02300 family protein → MAKSELGTKRICPTTGKKFYDLNKNPVISPYTGEVVPIAPVAPPRGGRGATVSSPATAAEMPEAAETEELVSLEEADAEENTGKVKAVVPESEDDIEVDETIDDDDDDDSTFIADEEEGDEDVTDIIGDVGGDEET, encoded by the coding sequence TTGGCTAAGTCCGAGCTCGGAACCAAGCGCATTTGCCCGACCACGGGCAAGAAGTTCTACGACCTCAACAAGAATCCGGTGATTTCGCCCTACACCGGTGAGGTCGTGCCGATCGCGCCTGTCGCCCCGCCGCGGGGCGGCCGTGGCGCCACCGTCAGTTCGCCTGCGACCGCCGCCGAGATGCCCGAGGCGGCCGAGACCGAAGAGTTGGTCTCGCTCGAGGAGGCCGATGCCGAGGAGAACACCGGCAAGGTCAAGGCCGTGGTTCCCGAGTCCGAGGACGATATCGAGGTCGACGAGACCATCGACGACGATGACGACGACGATTCGACCTTCATCGCCGACGAGGAAGAGGGCGATGAGGACGTGACCGATATTATTGGTGACGTCGGCGGTGACGAAGAGACTTGA
- a CDS encoding MarR family transcriptional regulator: MVRKQTAADQALRLDNQICFAVYSTAHAFNRVYKPLLDRLGLTYPQYLVMLALWERDDVPVKDLGERLFLDSGTLTPLLKRLEAAELIKRTRSTEDERVVLIALTPQGHALREKAKAVPQSILAASDCTVGELMAMKDEIVALRDRLNAVLGE; encoded by the coding sequence ATGGTCAGGAAACAGACGGCGGCGGATCAGGCGCTGCGGCTCGATAACCAGATCTGCTTTGCGGTCTATTCGACCGCGCACGCCTTCAACCGGGTCTACAAGCCGCTGCTCGACCGGCTCGGGCTGACCTATCCGCAGTATCTCGTGATGCTGGCGCTATGGGAGCGCGACGACGTGCCGGTGAAGGACCTCGGCGAGCGCCTGTTCCTGGATTCCGGCACGCTGACACCGCTGCTGAAACGGCTCGAAGCGGCGGAACTGATCAAGCGGACCCGCAGCACCGAAGACGAGCGGGTCGTGCTGATCGCACTGACGCCGCAGGGCCACGCGCTGCGCGAAAAGGCCAAGGCCGTTCCGCAGTCGATCCTTGCGGCCTCGGACTGTACGGTTGGCGAGTTGATGGCGATGAAGGATGAAATCGTCGCGCTGCGCGACCGGCTCAATGCGGTGCTGGGGGAGTAG
- a CDS encoding organic hydroperoxide resistance protein: MSVNVLYKTSAKATGGRDGHAATLDGALDVKLTTPKELGGGGGAGNNPEQLFAAGYAACFIGAMKFVASQGGPKVPADASVTSTVGIGPRSEGGFGLAVDLAVSLPGLSRADAEALVEKAHHVCPYSNATRGNVDVKLSVV; the protein is encoded by the coding sequence ATGTCTGTGAACGTGCTCTATAAGACCAGCGCCAAGGCAACCGGCGGCCGCGACGGCCATGCGGCAACGCTCGACGGCGCGCTCGACGTCAAGCTCACGACCCCGAAGGAGCTCGGTGGCGGCGGTGGCGCCGGCAACAATCCGGAGCAGCTGTTCGCAGCCGGCTATGCCGCCTGCTTCATCGGCGCCATGAAGTTCGTCGCCTCCCAGGGCGGTCCCAAGGTTCCCGCCGACGCCTCGGTGACCTCGACAGTCGGCATCGGCCCGCGCTCGGAAGGCGGCTTCGGCCTCGCCGTCGATCTCGCCGTCTCGCTGCCCGGCCTGTCCCGGGCCGACGCCGAAGCGCTGGTCGAGAAGGCCCACCATGTGTGCCCCTATTCCAACGCGACCCGCGGCAATGTCGACGTCAAGCTGAGCGTCGTCTAA